In Apis mellifera strain DH4 linkage group LG1, Amel_HAv3.1, whole genome shotgun sequence, the sequence gattgaagatgatcaattattaaaaaaatatttaaattcatctgATGCACAATGGAATGAAACTCATTATTATGCAATTAATTGTTTAGAAGGAATTTTGATGAGTGACAATAGTGTTTTTATAACAAAGGAATTGATATAtaccattaaaaatattacattaaatattgtttcttctttgtatataaatgataataaatattatcatactaAAGTaagtaatacatataaaacaaattaaattttataatgttaattacacattaaatttatagatattatgttCATGTTTACATATTCTGCAAATGATAACAGTTAATGAAGTATTACCACATTCTATTGACTTTATGGGTGAAATTTTGGGAGTTGTGcaagcatttttattttatggtcTTAAAGATTATTCTCCTTTAAAACCACAATTACTTCGTCCAGCAGTAATGAATCTTCCAGAACGAATTCATGTAATTcctaaatgcaaaaatttaaaaaatcataaagcaaaattaagaaaacaacctactaaaaaagtTGTTACAGaagtaaagaataatattgtattagaaTCCAaaggaattaatatatattcaagtgATTCAGATACCTCAGATACTGAAAAtagtaattctattattatggaTTCTAAAATAAGATTAGAAACTGTACGATTACTTCAAGtacttattgaaaattcaCCAAGTCGTGAAATATTTGGATTTTGGCCACAAATTATTGCTACTGGATCACGCAATGATGCTAGAGTATTAACTAgaagtattttaaaagaatctgTATCTAAAGTGAAACAACATATGTTAAGTACATtaacagaattattaattgatgttAAACCTTTCTTAATACATGCAGAAGAAGTTGATCAAATgtcttttattactttttttggtACAGTTTGTCTAATGATTAAAGAATTGcattttactttatctttGATCTTAAATAGTGAAACAAATGTGGCAGTCTTAACACATGGTTTAAAATGCGCTGCTGCTCTAATTCAGGGTACACCATATGCACGTTTGAAAACAGGACTTGCTACaaaattaatgagaaattgtaggccatatatattttacaaaggtattcttattattaatactttttattatatttttattaatactattattatatttacatttttttgtaagaaataaaatgttatatatatttttatttattatatagatccAACAGTTCGTGTTGCCGCATTATCAGCTTTTGAAGCCATTGCTTCTTGTGATCCAGTGACtgcagaaatatttgaaatacttGGAAAACAATTAACTATAAATAGAGATCAACTATGTTTAAATACTTCAATTGATAAAgcagaaagaaatatagaagaagaaaataatgaagagaTTGATATTGaagatcttaaaaataatttgacaaatgaatataataataaattattcaaacagaCAAATATCTGTTTTCTAATTCATGtttgtttagaaaatatatcaaataaggtatacatatattttaagttagcaat encodes:
- the LOC100577369 gene encoding HEAT repeat-containing protein 6 isoform X2, giving the protein MTLTNIDHTNYTIKFNYIVEKLLVLTKNYETKLINNYLCVLNNLDYRYLTDLNNDGVQLLIKQLCNIVTFAETTLIQSFCRFLINIIQNNINFQEQIFIHCKQWFIEVFKFALSITHNDILLALKSFLMNKQFNDIDYLKLLIEDDQLLKKYLNSSDAQWNETHYYAINCLEGILMSDNSVFITKELIYTIKNITLNIVSSLYINDNKYYHTKILCSCLHILQMITVNEVLPHSIDFMGEILGVVQAFLFYGLKDYSPLKPQLLRPAVMNLPERIHVIPKCKNLKNHKAKLRKQPTKKVVTEVKNNIVLESKGINIYSSDSDTSDTENSNSIIMDSKIRLETVRLLQVLIENSPSREIFGFWPQIIATGSRNDARVLTRSILKESVSKVKQHMLSTLTELLIDVKPFLIHAEEVDQMSFITFFGTVCLMIKELHFTLSLILNSETNVAVLTHGLKCAAALIQGTPYARLKTGLATKLMRNCRPYIFYKDPTVRVAALSAFEAIASCDPVTAEIFEILGKQLTINRDQLCLNTSIDKAERNIEEENNEEIDIEDLKNNLTNEYNNKLFKQTNICFLIHVCLENISNKTMSTPVRLQSLKLIGRMAFSTESLVFSQIELITITLIEVIQDSETQVILHACRALEIMAGCLMNIDLENNNALIFWNIIFDPIISLFQHPQTIIREAACDCLGNINSIVFAQLQRKQAILIITVLFGTVHDEESAVRAAGLRALGMLVTLPALREETGFLMDLADIVCLTADDKNLGVRIKGAWALANLCNCLSKEKDYEDIEPISLEILLPKIYQISIKASKDNDKVKCNAVRALGSILYLCSNKHILKDTSPGLETLISCATVGNDMKVRWNACRALGLVLSNNPDSILPSSWR